In one Thermococcus sp. 2319x1 genomic region, the following are encoded:
- the csx1 gene encoding CRISPR-associated CARF protein Csx1, with protein MKRVLVATWGNPFQWGEITYRVDCRELNLEDCENIEMRNVSTLPVLLKALKPDKTIILALDTLANLTHKNDVPAKELNSYDEVRKDVEERIRWFIENRVRSYISEDDGNLLNDVDVVVLPGLGEFDNVSVRGNLLDFYSMVLGELAERLPNGDAEVFLDLTHGINFMPVLTYRALTNLLGLLAYLHTARLHVLNSEPYPLGEGKWKERAIETLVLNIRSVESTELRPKPLYSVISDMPEWSAFISSVTNGFPLAFATFYPRMEKVREYVELKLRGFLNGIEVSIEPDKTGKNKVHVVRNISLDENFRTAAKLYYLLRVLKSEFGQREYPKRKKFTLEELNEITGKLFAKMPRIGIMVEDQIKELQDLVKDQHIYDKEGPRRKRGLLSILEGKVDKDLLPLKQGRAMSLGDVRAAMKLSPRSGEGRNLKPDLRNFIAHSGFEYNLVKVEYDSSEKKLYWFYQYSDDDCCTMINDHSDFGKECERVNSMLSNYRGSLKLVVCFLICALLLKEY; from the coding sequence ATGAAGCGCGTTCTCGTGGCCACCTGGGGCAACCCATTCCAGTGGGGGGAGATAACATATAGAGTCGATTGCAGGGAGCTGAACCTGGAAGACTGTGAAAACATCGAGATGAGGAACGTGAGCACGTTGCCCGTTCTACTCAAGGCCCTGAAACCTGACAAAACGATAATTCTCGCCCTCGACACCCTCGCCAACTTGACCCATAAGAACGATGTGCCCGCTAAGGAGCTGAACTCGTACGACGAGGTCAGAAAAGACGTGGAGGAGCGCATCAGGTGGTTCATAGAAAACAGGGTCAGGTCCTACATATCCGAGGATGATGGGAACCTCCTAAACGACGTCGATGTTGTCGTTCTTCCAGGCTTAGGGGAGTTCGACAACGTCAGCGTTAGGGGGAACCTTCTCGACTTCTACTCGATGGTTCTCGGGGAGCTCGCGGAGAGGCTGCCGAACGGCGACGCGGAGGTCTTCCTCGACCTGACCCACGGGATAAATTTCATGCCGGTTCTGACATACCGAGCCCTCACGAATCTCCTCGGGCTCCTGGCTTACCTTCACACCGCCAGGCTCCATGTCCTCAACTCGGAACCCTACCCTCTCGGGGAGGGAAAGTGGAAGGAAAGGGCCATTGAAACGCTCGTTCTCAACATAAGGTCGGTGGAAAGCACGGAACTGAGGCCGAAGCCACTCTACTCGGTGATAAGTGACATGCCCGAGTGGAGCGCCTTCATAAGCTCCGTCACCAACGGCTTCCCCCTGGCCTTCGCGACCTTCTACCCCCGCATGGAAAAAGTGAGGGAATACGTTGAGTTGAAGCTTAGGGGATTCCTAAACGGTATAGAAGTCTCGATAGAGCCCGATAAAACCGGAAAGAACAAGGTTCACGTTGTCAGAAACATCTCCCTCGACGAAAACTTCAGGACGGCCGCTAAGCTTTACTACCTCCTAAGGGTTCTCAAATCGGAGTTTGGACAGAGGGAATATCCAAAACGGAAGAAGTTCACGCTTGAGGAGTTGAACGAGATAACGGGCAAACTCTTCGCCAAAATGCCGAGGATAGGGATAATGGTTGAGGACCAGATTAAAGAACTCCAAGATCTCGTTAAAGACCAGCACATCTACGATAAAGAAGGTCCCAGACGGAAGAGAGGGCTCCTAAGCATACTGGAGGGGAAAGTTGACAAAGATCTTTTACCCCTGAAACAAGGCAGAGCGATGTCGCTGGGTGATGTAAGGGCCGCGATGAAGTTAAGCCCCAGATCAGGAGAAGGGAGGAACCTAAAACCCGACCTCAGGAACTTCATAGCCCACTCCGGCTTTGAGTACAACCTCGTGAAGGTTGAATACGATTCCAGCGAAAAGAAGCTCTACTGGTTCTACCAGTACTCCGACGATGACTGCTGCACTATGATAAATGACCATTCCGATTTCGGTAAGGAGTGTGAAAGGGTGAACTCCATGCTCTCCAATTATAGGGGGAGCCTCAAACTGGTTGTGTGCTTTCTCATATGCGCACTGCTCCTAAAAGAATACTGA
- the cmr4 gene encoding type III-B CRISPR module RAMP protein Cmr4, with protein sequence MVYEKKLVLGIYAVTPVHAGSGSEVGLIDLPIQRERHTGFPVIWGQSLKGVLRSAFKKENSKSGIIYSIFGPDTERASEHAGAISVGDAKILLFPVRSAKGVFAYVTCPLVLERFKRDLELAGKNTNFIIPTVGGNEAVVSKNSVLMINGNVVLEEVVLKGTQNDLSGVVNAINHVLPDGVNVEERLAVVPDDVFSAFVRMSTEIVARVAINAETGTVKQGGLWYEEFLPADTVLYSVIAIAKPRGGELKTAEEVSNILENFFKNNRFLQIGGDETIGKGFVKIKISGGEGNESENP encoded by the coding sequence ATGGTGTATGAGAAAAAGCTGGTTTTGGGAATATACGCCGTAACGCCCGTCCACGCGGGCAGCGGTTCGGAGGTAGGCCTGATAGACCTCCCCATACAGAGGGAGCGCCACACGGGCTTTCCAGTGATATGGGGCCAGAGCCTGAAAGGAGTTTTGAGGAGTGCCTTTAAGAAAGAGAACTCAAAAAGCGGAATCATATACTCCATCTTTGGACCCGACACCGAAAGGGCAAGCGAACATGCGGGAGCCATAAGCGTCGGCGACGCCAAAATTCTCCTCTTCCCCGTGAGGAGCGCTAAGGGCGTCTTCGCCTATGTCACATGCCCCCTTGTCCTGGAACGCTTTAAGAGAGACCTCGAGCTTGCGGGAAAGAATACAAACTTTATCATCCCTACGGTGGGCGGTAATGAAGCCGTTGTTAGTAAAAACAGCGTTCTGATGATCAATGGAAATGTTGTCCTTGAGGAGGTTGTACTTAAGGGAACACAGAACGACCTTTCAGGGGTTGTAAATGCCATCAACCACGTGCTTCCAGATGGGGTGAACGTTGAAGAGAGGCTTGCCGTGGTTCCCGACGATGTCTTCAGTGCTTTCGTTCGTATGAGTACTGAGATCGTCGCAAGGGTTGCTATAAATGCCGAAACTGGTACCGTCAAGCAGGGTGGCCTCTGGTACGAGGAGTTCCTGCCGGCTGACACCGTGCTCTACTCGGTAATAGCAATCGCCAAGCCCAGGGGAGGAGAACTCAAAACGGCAGAGGAGGTTAGTAATATCCTAGAGAACTTCTTTAAAAATAACCGCTTCCTCCAGATAGGAGGTGATGAGACGATTGGAAAGGGATTCGTCAAAATCAAGATAAGCGGTGGGGAGGGCAATGAATCTGAGAACCCTTGA
- the cmr5 gene encoding type III-B CRISPR module-associated protein Cmr5 — translation MNLRTLEQERAKFAYEKVREVMNADENVQKKYSSYVKSAPALIMTSGLGQTLAFYLSKLEKKGEADCESIIPIKEEKAEKIAYAYLYKHICEWLAERRKLTDNRDPLKFYLEADALEAITLTQETLALLNWLKKFADAMLEKEKDQER, via the coding sequence ATGAATCTGAGAACCCTTGAACAGGAACGGGCAAAGTTCGCATACGAAAAGGTCAGGGAGGTCATGAACGCAGACGAAAACGTTCAGAAAAAATATTCCTCCTACGTAAAGAGTGCCCCGGCTCTCATAATGACCAGTGGGCTCGGGCAGACCTTGGCATTCTATCTGTCCAAGCTGGAGAAAAAGGGCGAGGCTGACTGTGAATCTATAATCCCCATAAAAGAGGAAAAAGCCGAGAAAATCGCCTACGCCTACTTATACAAGCACATATGCGAGTGGCTCGCTGAGAGAAGAAAGCTCACCGACAACCGGGATCCCCTGAAGTTCTATCTCGAGGCCGATGCCTTGGAAGCGATAACCCTCACGCAGGAAACGCTCGCGCTCCTCAACTGGTTGAAGAAATTTGCCGATGCAATGCTTGAAAAGGAAAAGGATCAAGAACGGTGA
- the cmr6 gene encoding type III-B CRISPR module RAMP protein Cmr6 translates to MGNSKGGKSEFRYFVPGGTIKAVEDPSKIDNLALLLGKFSPFREKKEKVEANFSVLRDALKKVEITENAINAYKRFLNDYLMLLKSLNARMGVLQSQSRLVVGLGDESVYEVSIRLLRNYGIPYIPGSAVKGVTRAWAVYMMAELLDGYGEFEKDFFKRAGKIDEMLGKGNAEAFPEKVEISGLSKHLKEFLKVFSENPNKGTVDARRIAETLMKIFGTTEKMGEVVFFDALPSPAEEPPKKPEDLSFLRVILEFDIMNPHYGPYYSEGKPPGDWYSPVPVILLTVAKGTPFLFAVARSSTAKEDLTEKAWTLMKLALKYHGVGAKTALGYGRFE, encoded by the coding sequence ATGGGAAACAGTAAAGGCGGGAAGAGCGAGTTCAGGTACTTCGTCCCGGGAGGAACCATAAAGGCCGTGGAGGATCCTTCCAAGATAGACAACCTGGCACTACTGCTCGGCAAGTTTTCCCCGTTCAGGGAGAAAAAAGAAAAGGTAGAGGCCAACTTTTCAGTGCTCAGGGATGCGCTGAAAAAGGTGGAGATCACAGAAAATGCTATCAATGCCTACAAAAGATTTCTCAACGACTACCTGATGCTCCTGAAGTCACTGAATGCCAGAATGGGCGTTCTCCAATCCCAATCGAGGCTCGTGGTGGGTCTCGGGGATGAAAGCGTCTACGAGGTCAGCATAAGGCTCCTCAGGAACTACGGGATTCCATACATACCGGGCTCAGCGGTTAAGGGAGTTACCAGGGCCTGGGCGGTATACATGATGGCCGAACTCCTCGATGGGTATGGGGAATTTGAAAAGGATTTCTTCAAGAGGGCAGGAAAGATCGATGAAATGCTCGGAAAGGGAAATGCCGAAGCTTTTCCAGAGAAGGTGGAAATAAGCGGTCTTTCGAAGCACCTTAAGGAGTTTCTTAAGGTTTTCAGCGAAAACCCCAATAAGGGAACCGTGGACGCGAGGAGAATAGCGGAGACCCTCATGAAAATCTTCGGTACCACTGAGAAAATGGGAGAGGTCGTTTTCTTCGATGCCCTACCATCACCTGCAGAAGAGCCTCCAAAGAAGCCAGAGGATCTGAGCTTCCTTCGGGTCATCCTAGAATTTGACATAATGAACCCCCACTACGGACCATACTACAGTGAGGGCAAACCTCCAGGGGACTGGTATAGCCCGGTTCCTGTGATTCTCCTCACCGTGGCGAAGGGAACGCCTTTCCTGTTTGCAGTCGCCAGGAGTTCAACGGCAAAGGAAGACCTAACGGAGAAGGCATGGACGCTGATGAAACTGGCCCTCAAATACCACGGAGTTGGAGCAAAGACGGCCCTCGGCTACGGGAGGTTCGAGTGA
- the dmpI gene encoding 4-oxalocrotonate tautomerase DmpI, with product MPLVIVEGPKADAETKRELVKRITEVIREVYKVHHVSVIIHENELENVGSDGELLSDIIARRRG from the coding sequence ATGCCGTTGGTGATAGTTGAGGGTCCGAAGGCGGATGCAGAAACGAAGAGGGAGCTCGTGAAGAGGATAACTGAAGTAATAAGGGAGGTCTACAAGGTGCACCACGTGAGCGTTATAATCCACGAGAACGAGCTTGAGAACGTTGGCTCGGATGGCGAGCTCCTCTCGGACATAATAGCGAGGCGGAGAGGTTGA
- a CDS encoding cytochrome c biogenesis protein CcdA has translation MRKPTMLLITLVIFTSLVSAGIVTYGNLEFYTISGEKELEILLSDHEGEYFFIFYHSETCPACNYMKTSVFPTQKAEEVLRGINLVSIDVYKGRALTNLQYKVYGKVLVIQPDNVGYYTPKEKGELINVGVPGTPTMVIFKAEKGEKVLKGVAVGALNPEGLEFFVQNSLGDATNSERSSEESQGKDETSSTGNLSLAVLLPILSAGILSVFSPCVLPLIAGTFSLLFAKRKVEVVIAGLVVSFSLLGALAGSLGSYIAQVRGALYLVGGLGFILVGASLISGNINQKLFKFIPSPSERISSKNGYVYDFLLGSALGATWIGCIAPYVGFAVITAALSGSVLKGIIVMGIYGLGMGLTIYLILSSKDFAEWINKKFLSNRLSLTESKKAKWEKILGAVIVLFGVLMLTELTPLRLWSALFEKLAKL, from the coding sequence GTGAGAAAGCCCACTATGCTCCTGATTACACTTGTCATCTTCACAAGCTTGGTGAGCGCGGGTATTGTAACTTACGGGAATTTGGAGTTTTACACAATCTCAGGCGAAAAAGAGCTTGAGATCTTACTTTCAGATCATGAAGGAGAATACTTCTTCATCTTTTATCATTCAGAGACTTGTCCGGCCTGTAATTATATGAAAACCAGTGTTTTCCCGACACAAAAGGCAGAGGAAGTCTTGAGGGGCATAAATTTGGTCTCAATCGACGTGTATAAAGGGAGAGCACTAACAAACCTCCAATATAAGGTTTACGGGAAAGTTCTCGTTATCCAGCCGGACAACGTGGGCTACTACACCCCAAAAGAAAAGGGCGAGCTAATAAACGTCGGCGTGCCCGGGACACCAACCATGGTAATATTCAAAGCTGAAAAGGGAGAGAAGGTTCTGAAAGGTGTGGCCGTTGGGGCATTAAATCCGGAAGGTTTAGAATTCTTCGTGCAGAACAGCCTCGGAGATGCCACGAATAGCGAGAGGTCAAGCGAAGAATCACAAGGGAAAGATGAAACCTCTTCCACAGGCAATTTATCTTTAGCAGTCCTCCTGCCCATCCTCTCAGCTGGAATTCTAAGCGTGTTTTCTCCCTGTGTTCTCCCTCTCATAGCGGGAACGTTTTCACTCCTCTTTGCAAAGAGGAAGGTTGAGGTTGTCATAGCAGGCCTTGTTGTGTCTTTTTCCCTGCTTGGGGCCTTAGCAGGTAGCTTGGGCTCTTATATCGCCCAGGTTAGGGGGGCTCTCTATCTTGTAGGTGGCCTCGGGTTCATTCTGGTCGGGGCATCGTTAATAAGTGGCAACATCAATCAAAAGCTCTTCAAATTTATTCCCTCTCCTTCAGAGAGGATTTCATCGAAGAACGGCTATGTTTACGACTTTCTATTGGGTTCTGCACTTGGAGCCACTTGGATTGGATGCATAGCGCCATATGTTGGGTTTGCTGTTATTACAGCGGCATTAAGTGGAAGTGTCTTAAAGGGAATAATTGTCATGGGCATCTACGGTCTTGGAATGGGGCTTACCATCTATTTGATCCTTAGCTCAAAAGACTTTGCCGAGTGGATAAATAAAAAGTTCCTATCGAACAGACTAAGCCTAACCGAGAGCAAGAAAGCCAAGTGGGAGAAAATCTTAGGAGCTGTGATAGTTCTCTTTGGAGTTTTAATGCTCACCGAGCTAACCCCCCTCAGGCTCTGGAGTGCCCTATTTGAAAAGCTTGCAAAACTTTAA